The genomic interval GGAGTCTGCGGGCCGGCTCCTCCAACGAGGCCGTGCTGCGCACCGCTTGTGCCGTGGCGCCGGACGCGCGGGTGGACACCGTGCTGTACGACGGTCTCGCCGGGCTTCCGCACTTCAACCCCGACGACGACACCGACCCGTTGCCCGCGCCCGTGGCCGCGCTGCGGGCGGCGATCGACCGGGCGGCCGGGATTTTGATCTGCACCCCGGAGTACGCGGGCACCCTGCCGGGCTCGTTCAAGAACCTCCTGGACTGGACGGTCAGCGGCACCGAGATCTCCGACAAGCCGGTGGCCTTGGTCAACGCGGCTCCACCGGGGCGGGGCGGGGGTGCGGAGGCCACGTTGCGGACGGTCCTGGGCTATACCGGCGCCGACATCGTGGAGTCGGCCTGCGTGAGCATCCCGGTGGACCGGGGCATGCTCGGCGCGGACGGGCTCATCGCCGATGCGGGGGTACGTCGGCAACTCGGCGACGTACTGGGCCTGTTGGCGGCGTCCGGTGTCCGATGAGCGAGCAGGAGCGACTCCGGCCACTGACACCGACATACCCCGGGAGAGGCGGACCGCGCCCCACGTACTGAACCTGTGGCGCCAACAGCTGGGAAAAGTCCCCGAGTCGGTCTGGCGACGCACCGAACTCCAGGTCCTCATCCTCGCGGACAACGGACTCACCGACCTCCCGCCCGGGATCGGCCGACTCCACAGCCTGACCACCCTGGACCTCGGCCACAACCACCTCACCGCGATACCCGACGAACTCGGCACCCTGACCGACCTCGACGCCTTCCTCTACCTCCACGACAACGCCCTGTCCGAACTCCCGCCCACCTTGGGCAACTTGACCCGCCTGCGCTACCTCAACGTCGGCGAGAACACCCTCACCACCCTCCCCGAGGCCCTCGGCCACATGGCCGGCCTGATCGAACTCCGGGCACAGCACAACGGGTTGACCACACTGCCCGACACCATCGGCGCCCTCGGCAACCTGCGCGAACTCTGGCTCCGGGCCAACGAGATCACCCACCTGCCGTCGACCGCGGCCCACCTCCACGAACTGCGCCACCTGGACCTACGGGAGAACGCCCTCCCCGAACTCCCGTCCGCGCTCGCCGACTTGCCCCGACTACGACAGCTCGACCTGCGGAGCAACCGCCTCACCCGGCTGCCGGACTGGGTGCTGGGCATGCCGTCGCTGGAGAAACTGGACCTGCGGTGGAACGACTGCGACC from Streptomyces sp. NBC_01288 carries:
- a CDS encoding leucine-rich repeat domain-containing protein, with translation MNLWRQQLGKVPESVWRRTELQVLILADNGLTDLPPGIGRLHSLTTLDLGHNHLTAIPDELGTLTDLDAFLYLHDNALSELPPTLGNLTRLRYLNVGENTLTTLPEALGHMAGLIELRAQHNGLTTLPDTIGALGNLRELWLRANEITHLPSTAAHLHELRHLDLRENALPELPSALADLPRLRQLDLRSNRLTRLPDWVLGMPSLEKLDLRWNDCDPPSALLTELERRGVVVLL
- a CDS encoding NADPH-dependent FMN reductase, whose amino-acid sequence is MSTSPVILLLSGSLRAGSSNEAVLRTACAVAPDARVDTVLYDGLAGLPHFNPDDDTDPLPAPVAALRAAIDRAAGILICTPEYAGTLPGSFKNLLDWTVSGTEISDKPVALVNAAPPGRGGGAEATLRTVLGYTGADIVESACVSIPVDRGMLGADGLIADAGVRRQLGDVLGLLAASGVR